One window of Thermococcus sp. genomic DNA carries:
- a CDS encoding tRNA (cytidine(56)-2'-O)-methyltransferase, giving the protein MIGVLRLGHRPERDKRITTHVALTARAFGADGIIIAADVDEHVRDSVRDVVDRWGGPFEIEFDPSWRRVLRDWKERGGVVVHLTMYGVHVDEALPCIKSELKSGRDILVVVGAEKVPGDVYRMAHYNVGVGNQPHSEVAALAVFLDRLLEGQGLRREFKGANLKIIPQERGKKVIEL; this is encoded by the coding sequence ATGATAGGTGTGTTGAGACTCGGACACAGACCCGAAAGAGACAAGAGGATAACGACCCATGTTGCACTCACGGCAAGGGCGTTCGGGGCAGATGGAATAATAATAGCGGCCGACGTTGATGAACACGTCAGGGACAGCGTCAGAGACGTTGTGGACAGATGGGGCGGGCCTTTTGAGATAGAATTCGATCCCTCGTGGAGGAGGGTGCTGAGGGACTGGAAGGAGAGAGGGGGTGTCGTGGTTCACCTAACCATGTACGGGGTTCATGTGGACGAGGCCCTCCCATGCATAAAGTCGGAGCTGAAAAGCGGAAGGGACATCCTGGTGGTCGTTGGGGCGGAGAAGGTTCCGGGTGATGTGTACAGAATGGCCCACTACAACGTGGGCGTTGGGAACCAGCCTCACAGTGAAGTTGCAGCACTGGCGGTGTTCCTCGACAGACTGCTGGAGGGACAGGGACTCAGACGGGAATTCAAGGGGGCAAATCTGAAGATAATCCCCCAAGAACGCGGCAAGAAGGTCATCGAACTTTGA